From a single Miscanthus floridulus cultivar M001 chromosome 8, ASM1932011v1, whole genome shotgun sequence genomic region:
- the LOC136471397 gene encoding cysteine synthase-like: MDVQEGRKGIPSLLSSQGECIASNITQLIGWTPLIELKNIAKKDGIDARLIGKIEPYQPLSSVKDRSALRLIEDAEEKSLISPGITTLVALTSGNLGIGLAFVAAQKGYRFVAVMPAKIAIDKQILLRYMGVEVILVDATINGFKGLLDRVEQLKNEMENVYVIDQFTNPANPDAHFRWTGPEIWNDTKGKVDIFVAATGSGGTLTGTGRYLKMMNPSVKLICVEPAESAVISGGEPAYHQIQGIGPGFIPEILDTSQIDEIITITSEEAMDMARRLAREEGLLVGISSGANAAACLKVAAREENKGKMVVTMFSSGGERYLNSELFAQVKEECVNINMAF; this comes from the exons ATGGATGTGCAGGAAGGAAGGAAAGGGATACCGTCGTTGCTCTCCTCGCAGGGGGAGTGCATTGCATCGAACATCACACAG CTGATTGGTTGGACGCCGCTGATAGAACTGAAAAATATTGCCAAGAAGGATGGCATAGATGCTCGGCTGATTGGGAAGATTGAGCCGTACCAGCCCCTTTCTTCTGTCAAGGATCGAAGTGCTCTCAG ATTGATTGAAGATGCGGAGGAGAAAAGCCTGATCTCACCTGGCATAACAACACTAGTGGCACTCACGAGTGGTAATCTTGGTATTGGTCTGGCATTTGTTGCGGCTCAGAAAGGCTACAGATTCGTTGCCGTCATGCCAGCAAAAATTGCAATAGATAAGCAGATTTTGTTGAGATACATGGGCGTTGAAGTGATATTAGTTG ATGCTACAATTAATGGATTCAAGGGGCTACTTGATAGAGTAGAACAGCTTAAGAACGAAATGGAAAATGTTTATGTTATAGACCAGTTCACTAATCCTGCAAATCCCGATGCACACTTCAGATGGACTG GACCTGAGATATGGAACGACACAAAAGGCAAAGTGGACATATTTGTTGCTGCAACAGGTTCAGGAGGCACATTGACAGGCACTGGGAGGTATCTGAAGATGATGAATCCATCTGTAAAGCTAATCTGCGTTGAACCAGCTGAAAGTGCAGTAATTTCAG GTGGTGAGCCAGCGTATCATCAAATACAAGGGATAGGGCCTGGTTTTATCCCAGAAATACTAGACACATCACAAATAGATGAAATCATAACAATAACTTCTGAAGAAGCCATGGACATGGCAAGAAGATTGGCACGCGAAGAAGGATTGCTCGTTGGCATATCTTCAGGGGCAAATGCAGCTGCTTGCTTAAAG GTTGCGGCAAGAGAGGAGAACAAGGGAAAGATGGTTGTGACTATGTTTTCCAGTGGTGGGGAGAGGTACTTGAACTCAGAACTCTTTGCTCAGGTGAAGGAGGAATGCGTCAACATCAACATGGCCTTCTAA